Below is a genomic region from Pseudomonadota bacterium.
GACGAGAGCTTTCGGAGTCTCGCAAAGCTCGCTTACCTCGAAGTCTCGACACTCCCGCTATCTGCGAGTCAGAAAAAAATAAATTCTCCTCGGAACATTGCGGTTCTTAAAGCCTCCAGGGAAGATATGCAATCTAATGGCAGACCATGGCAAGGGACATATTTGAACTATTTTTCAAGTAAAATCTGTAATAAAAAACACCACTGGGAGAAAAATTTATTTTTTGAGGTGATTCGCATATTTTTTCATAAATTTTTCTACACGGCCTGCAGTATCAACCAGTTTCTGCTTACCGGTAAAAAAAGGATGACATCCGGAACAGATCTCAACTTTTATTTCTTTTTTTACAGTGCCAAGCTCCACTTCATTACCACATGCACAGGTTGCTTTGATCTTATTATACTCAGGATGAATACCGCTTTTCATAACTATTGCCTCCAACAGGGACTCTATAAACTTGTTCAATACAGGATGCTTGGGTGTTAAGAATTTTCACATCCCATTTCTTATCAAATCAAAAAAAATATAAACTATACTGAATTTTCCAGCTCTTGCATCGAAACTGTCAGCATAACTCAAAGAGTGGCGACACAGTGCAAATGCGCTAAAAATTAAACAGATATATATACTATGCAGTAAAAATTATTTCAACAATAAGAATTGCATCATTTCGAAAATACTATCCACACCAATGAGGGGGATTGGACACTAGGGGCCGGAAAATGAAAAGCATCAAGCTATTCTCTATACACTTTGATTCAGGTTTGCTCAACAAGGGGAAAGCTGAAATCCGGTGGCCTGAATAAAGTGCTACGGCCTACTGAATATGCAGTAAAACTTTACACATTGTTCATGGATTGAAAAAAGTCCGCGTTGCTTTTGGTGCCCTTCATCCTGTCTTTAAGGAATTCCATGGCATCAATAGGATTTAATGATGACAGTAGTTTCCGGAGAATCCAGGTACGATTGAGTTCATCTGCAGGCAGCAGAAGCTCTTCCTTTCGAGTTCCTGAACGGTTGATATCCATAGCCGGAAATATTCTCCGGTCAGCCAGTTTCCGGTCAAGAACAATCTCCATATTTCCGGTTCCCTTGAACTCTTCAAAAATAACCTCGTCCATACGACTGCCGGTCTCAATAAGAGCCGAGGCAATTATTGTGAGACTGCCTCCTTCCTCGATATTTCTGGCAGCTCCAAAAAAACGTTTCGGCCGATGAAGGGCGTTGGAATCAACACCGCCGGATAATATCTTTCCACTGGGCGGCACAACTGTGTTATAGGCTCTTGCCAGTCGAGTAATACTGTCCAACAGAATCACCACATCTTTTTTGTGCTCTACCAGACGCCGAGCCTTATTCAAAACCATCTCAGCAACCTGAATGTGCCTTTGAGGCGGTTCATCAAATGTGGAACTGATAACTTCGGCATTGACGCTTCTTGCCATATCCGTGACTTCTTCCGGACGTTCATCAATAAGCAGGACGATCAGGATGACTTCTTTATGGTTCTTGGTAATACTGTTGGCAATATCTTTGATAAGAACGGTTTTACCGGTTCGAGGGGGAGCAACGATCAGGCCGCGCTGTCCTTTGCCGATAGGGGCCATTATATCCATGATCCGCATGGAGTAATTATCTGGCTTGCGTTCGAGAATAATTCTTTCTTCCGGATGCAAAGGGGTCAGGTTTGTGAACAATGTTTTATCTTTTGCCCTTTCCGGAGGATCAAAATTCACGGTTGCTATCTTGAGCAAAGCAAAATAGCGCTCGCCCTCCTTCGGCGCCCGGACCTGCCCTTCTATTGTATCTCCGGTCCGCAGACTTAGGCGTCGTATCTGAGAAGGTGAAACATAAATATCATCCGGACCCGGAAGATAATTATAATCAGGAGCGCGCAAAAATCCGAAGCCGTCAGGAAGCACCTCAAGAACTCCGCTTCCACGATTCTGGCCGTCTTTATCACTTTTAGCAGCCTGGGCCTGGAATATTGCAAAAATCAACTCCTGCTTCCGCATCCCGCTGTAACCGTCGATTTTTAAATCTTTGGCAAGTTTAGTCAGTTCATCGATCTTTTTGAGTTTGAGTTCACTTAAATTCATGCAACAAAAGTCTCCTTTAACAAAATTAACACCTTCTCGTCGGAACAAAATGGGTTCAAATATTTGATACTTGGCCGTTATCTAGCATAAAATGATACATGTTTATTTCAGCACGGTGTAATTCATGTGCTACAAGGCCTTATTACACACAGCAGACCAGAAAAACCTATGAATAACCCGCTCAAGGAATAATAATCTGTAGAAATTCTCATGCACCCCATGAGGTTTAGTGCCGGGAAATAGTATTGCACTGAATAAGCTTTTCGAAAATAATCTGAATTCTAGATAATTCCCCAGGAAAACATCACATCGTTATACGTCGGAAAATATAAACTCTCCGCATATCGGATACTACAAAAAATACCTTTGATCATTAACCCGGCTAAGTTGAAAAAAAGAGGTAATTGCTGAAAACATCCTCTAGAGCAATAGCAATGGGTTGACTATCTAAGTTTTTAAAATCATATTTGTTTTTTAAATGAAATATTTTCGAGAAATACCAAGTAAAATGAGGATTTTTCTTAGACGGTCGTTCAATGAATCTTGACCATAAATCTTAGGAATATTAATTGGCCTTTACGATGAGATCTTGATTATTATTAAAGATAGGATTTTCGAGGAATCTTGCCCTAGTAAGATAAAAATATCTTATTGGCTTCACAATCCGCTGTCAAGACTTTTTATTCATAAAATCAACAGACTGCCGGTTCCAACGCTGAAAACACAAAATATTCTCCCTTGAATATCGATTCTTTGCGAGGAATCATCTTGATATACCCAGCGCGTCTGCGAGTTGAATTATCTGAGAACATGTCTCCTG
It encodes:
- the rpmE gene encoding 50S ribosomal protein L31, producing the protein MKSGIHPEYNKIKATCACGNEVELGTVKKEIKVEICSGCHPFFTGKQKLVDTAGRVEKFMKKYANHLKK
- the rho gene encoding transcription termination factor Rho, which translates into the protein MNLSELKLKKIDELTKLAKDLKIDGYSGMRKQELIFAIFQAQAAKSDKDGQNRGSGVLEVLPDGFGFLRAPDYNYLPGPDDIYVSPSQIRRLSLRTGDTIEGQVRAPKEGERYFALLKIATVNFDPPERAKDKTLFTNLTPLHPEERIILERKPDNYSMRIMDIMAPIGKGQRGLIVAPPRTGKTVLIKDIANSITKNHKEVILIVLLIDERPEEVTDMARSVNAEVISSTFDEPPQRHIQVAEMVLNKARRLVEHKKDVVILLDSITRLARAYNTVVPPSGKILSGGVDSNALHRPKRFFGAARNIEEGGSLTIIASALIETGSRMDEVIFEEFKGTGNMEIVLDRKLADRRIFPAMDINRSGTRKEELLLPADELNRTWILRKLLSSLNPIDAMEFLKDRMKGTKSNADFFQSMNNV